CCCGAAATCGCGTGGAAAATCGTGCAGGATCACAAGATCAGCAATATGTTTACCGTGCCCACAATCGTTAAGATGCTGGTCGAACATGACAGTGTGACCCAATATGATATCTCCTCGCTAAAGCAGATGATTTACGCGGGCGCGCCGATGTACCGCTCGGATCAAAAATATGCTTTGTCGGTTCTGGGAAAAGTGCTGGTACAATATTTTGGCCTTGGCGAAGTCACTGGAAACATTACGGTCCTCCCGCCGTCGGAACATTTCGAAGACGATGAAGACATGCGGATCGGGAGTTGTGGTTACCCCCGCACGGGCATCGAGATTTCCATCCAAGCCAGTGACGGCAGTGAAATGCCAGTAGGGCAACAAGGCGAGATTTGCGTGATCGGCCCTGCGGTTTTTGCGGGTTATTACAATAATCCCGACGCCAACGCCAAAGCCTTCCGCGATGGATGGTTCCGCACGGGGGATTTGGGCTATGTTGATGCTGATGGCTATCTTTTCATCACAGGTCGGGAATCCGACATGTATATTTCTGGCGGGTCCAATATTTACCCCCGCGAGATCGAGGAGAAAATCCTCACTCATGACGCCGTTAGCGAAGTCGCAGTCCTAGGCGTGCCTGATCCGGTCTGGGGCGAGGTTGGCATTGCGGTCTGTGTTTTGCGCAAAGGCTCCGAAGCCACAGCAGAAGAATTGCACGCATGGCTCAAACCGAAAATTTCGAGCTATAAAATGCCCAAGCGCTTTATTCTCATCGAGGAAATGCCCAAATCTGCCTATGGCAAAATCACCAAAAAGATTATTCGCGAGACGTTGGAGCAACGCGGTTTGCTGGGTGAGGTGACCTTCGCATGAAAACTACTGCGCTAAATCCACCCATGGTCCATCCTGGCCCCGTAAATCCCAAACGGATCGAAGCTGTTGGCGTACAGGCCTATGATCTGGAAATTCAACTAGAGGCGGGGCAGCAAGTCGAAGCCGCCATTTGCTCGGCGGTTGCGGCGGCGGGATGTGATGGAGCATGGGTCGATGTGAGCGGCCTGTTTTCCGATCCTTACGCCTTTGTTATGCCGGACAAATCCCCCGACGGTACGCGTGTCGCATGGTATAGCGAAACCTATGAGCCAAAGGGCGAGACTCGCGTGGATATGGGCGGAATGTCGGTTGGGCATTACGGCGACGGATCGTTTACCCATTGCCACGGCGTTTGGACCTCGGTTGACGGAACGACTTTGGGGCATATGCTGGCCCCAATTTGCACCGTTTCGCGCCCTGTGACCTTAAAGGCAGTAGGCTTCAAAGGCGGACGGTTTGAGCGCCTACAAGATGACGAAACCTGTTTCGAGTTGTTCCGCGCATGTGCGACGGGCGCGCCCGTGCAGACCCCAGATGCCGTCATTCTGACCCTGCGCCCAAACACGGACCTTTGCGGTGCCATTGAAGAAACCGCCCGTGCCTTCGGGATTTCGGACGGTGAAATTATGGGCCTTGGCAGCGCCAACGGCGCGCGGTTCCAAGACGCGCCGCCCATGCACAGCGCCATAACCGAGTTCATTATAAGCTCGGGTAAGTTGGTAAACGGCAAGGCCAGCGTCAACCTCTCCGCCGTGGACATTCAGAAAGATATCTTCAGCGGCACAGTGAAAAGCGGCGATGCACCAATTTCAATCACCGCTGAAATCGTTTTGCGCCGCGCTTAATTCTGCGCTGGGTGGTATTTTCTAATTCTTCGCATAAAGGATACCTTTTGGGCCGTGAACGTCATAACGTTGAAAATTATGTGACGACTGTCAGGAGACATACCTTTTCATGAAAGACGCGCCCCTTCTAAATCTGGCTCTCGCGATGTTTCTCACCCTTTCCATCGGCTGGCTTCTGTTTATAGGACGTCCGATTTTATTACCAGTCGTGACGGGTCTCTTTGCGGTTTACGTAATGATCTCGACCTCAAATGCGCTGCACCGCCAGGTTTTGCTGCGCCGTTTGCCGCTACCTTTCCTACGATTTTGTGTACTGTCGGTCTTTGCCGCTGCCGTCATTACGCTTGCGATCGTCGCCGCCGCCACAATTCGTGAAATCGCCGCCGTTGCCCCCGTCTACGAAGCCAATATGGACGCATTCCTTGAGAGCATTGCGGCCCGATTTGAGTTGGATCATCAGGAGCTTTGGCTGGGAATTCGCACGGTTACGATCGACGCCTTTGATCTGCGCGTCGTCTTTTTGAGCCTATTAGGGGGATTTACCAATGTTGGCCTCACTGTCTTCTTGATTGTGATTTATGCCGCATTTTTAATGAGCGAACGTTCCAACTTTGAAAAGAAACTCGCGGCGGTCTTTTCCACCCCCGATCAGGCCCAAATGGCCAAGCGCGTCATTCGCGAAATTAATACTAAAATCAGCGACTATTTGGCGGTGAAAACACTGATCAATGTTGTGCTCGGGGTGATCTCCTTTCTTATCCTCTGGGCGCATGGCACAGATTTCGCCCTGTTTTGGGCGGTGATGATCGGATTGCTAAACTATATCCCCTATGTTGGCTCCTATATCGGCGTTCTTTTTCCCGTTATCCTGTCGTTTGCGCAATTCGCCTCCCTTTCCCATACGTTGTCCCTGACGTTTTTCCTGACGGCGACGCAATTTATCATGGGCAATGTCATTGAGCCGCGCTTTATCGGGCGGCAAGTCAATCTAAGTCCGGTGATCGTGTTGATTGCCTTATCGGTCTGGACGGGGCTATGGGGGATTCCCGGCGCTATTTTGGCTGTCCCGCTGACTTCGGTGATCGCAATTATTTTTGCCAGCTTTGCGTCTACCCGCTTTATTGCAGTGCTACTGGCGGACCGTGTCGAAGAATAGACGCTGGACTTAACGCATTCCGTTGCGAGTTTAGTGGTCGCTTACGCTGCGAAAATGATTCCAAATCGCCCGCAGAAAAATAGCGGA
This Falsihalocynthiibacter arcticus DNA region includes the following protein-coding sequences:
- a CDS encoding DUF296 domain-containing protein, yielding MKTTALNPPMVHPGPVNPKRIEAVGVQAYDLEIQLEAGQQVEAAICSAVAAAGCDGAWVDVSGLFSDPYAFVMPDKSPDGTRVAWYSETYEPKGETRVDMGGMSVGHYGDGSFTHCHGVWTSVDGTTLGHMLAPICTVSRPVTLKAVGFKGGRFERLQDDETCFELFRACATGAPVQTPDAVILTLRPNTDLCGAIEETARAFGISDGEIMGLGSANGARFQDAPPMHSAITEFIISSGKLVNGKASVNLSAVDIQKDIFSGTVKSGDAPISITAEIVLRRA
- a CDS encoding AI-2E family transporter, which encodes MKDAPLLNLALAMFLTLSIGWLLFIGRPILLPVVTGLFAVYVMISTSNALHRQVLLRRLPLPFLRFCVLSVFAAAVITLAIVAAATIREIAAVAPVYEANMDAFLESIAARFELDHQELWLGIRTVTIDAFDLRVVFLSLLGGFTNVGLTVFLIVIYAAFLMSERSNFEKKLAAVFSTPDQAQMAKRVIREINTKISDYLAVKTLINVVLGVISFLILWAHGTDFALFWAVMIGLLNYIPYVGSYIGVLFPVILSFAQFASLSHTLSLTFFLTATQFIMGNVIEPRFIGRQVNLSPVIVLIALSVWTGLWGIPGAILAVPLTSVIAIIFASFASTRFIAVLLADRVEE
- a CDS encoding acyl-CoA synthetase; translated protein: MSTWVSINSDPRGGIAPSTTRVSNLANHLTRNARRLGDKLALVWGEEKWTWEQMDARVNALAFGLRDRFGVSKGDRILIQSQNCNQMFESMLACFRLGAVWVPANFRQTPEEVSWLAQSSGATGMICGAEFPEHAAACDEPERGFMLVIGGPKGDSDFDTLVDFYMGQTVANTAVDRDDPCWFFFTSGTTGRPKASVLTHGQMAFVLLNHLNDLMPGTTHEARSLCLAPLSHGAGIHQMTQVAAGAATVLFPAGRFDPEIAWKIVQDHKISNMFTVPTIVKMLVEHDSVTQYDISSLKQMIYAGAPMYRSDQKYALSVLGKVLVQYFGLGEVTGNITVLPPSEHFEDDEDMRIGSCGYPRTGIEISIQASDGSEMPVGQQGEICVIGPAVFAGYYNNPDANAKAFRDGWFRTGDLGYVDADGYLFITGRESDMYISGGSNIYPREIEEKILTHDAVSEVAVLGVPDPVWGEVGIAVCVLRKGSEATAEELHAWLKPKISSYKMPKRFILIEEMPKSAYGKITKKIIRETLEQRGLLGEVTFA